The genomic window GCTCCATGAATTCGGTGAACAGGCCCGCCTCGTAGGTGGCCTTCCACTCGTCGGTCATCTCGCGGAAGATCCGTTCGCGCATGGTCCGGCCTTGCCAGAACGGGATGATCGTCTCTCTGTAAACCTTTCGCACCTCCGGGCTCACGGCGAACGAGGTCTTCTCGCGCGCGTTGAGGATGTCCAGGTCGCTCAGCGTATGGCAGCACAGTTCGGGATAGGTCGGGGTCGCCTTGGGGGCGTGGCCCTTCTCGCCGACGATCAGCTCGCCGTCGCCGATGTAGACGGTCTTGCGTTCCATGAGGTGCCGAAAGGCCAGGGCCCGCGTGACGGGAACGGACTCAGACCAGGCGGCGCCGCTCCGGTAGAACTGGGTCATCAGTTCGGCCCGTTCGCTCGAAATGTAAGGATGCGTCTTGACAGTCTGCTCGCGAAGTTCTCTGACACGCTCGTTCATCGTCTATCCACCTATCGCGACCTCGAATCCATACGCACGCAGGGTCCTGGCGATCTCGGCCATCTGTTCATCACTGGGGCTTTCGCCCTCCATCAGGTCGAAGCCGGCGGTCAGCCGGACCGACTTCTCCAGGCCGCCGCGATTGTAGGGCAGAATATCAATCCTCTTGACCGTCGGCAACGATTGGGCAAATCGGGCCGTGTTCTCGATATTGGCTGGGTCGTCGTTGAATCCCGGCACGATCGGAATCCGGACGACCACTTTCTTGCCTACCTCGGCCAGCATCCTGAGATTGGCCAGGATAAGGTCGTTCGGCACGCCCGTATGCCGTTCGTGTATTGTCGAATCCATGTGCTTGATGTCGCACAGGAACAGATCGGCGACCTCGGCGACCCGCCCGACCAGATCGCCCTTGGCGTGGCAGGTCGTATCGACCGCTGTATGTATGTCTTCGGCCCGGCAGCGGTTCAGCAGCGCCAAGAGAAAATCGCCCTGCATCAGCGGTTCCCCGCCGGAAAACGTGGCGCCGCCGCCCGACTGGTCATAAAAGATCACGTCCTTGACGATCTCCGCCATCACCTCGGCCACGCTCATCTGCTGCCCGATGATTTCCCTGGCGCCGGCCGGGCATTCGACGGCACAGCGGCCGCAGAGGACACATTTCTCCATGTTCGTCACGGGATAGCCGTCCGGAAACGTAATGGCTTGGCCCTGGCAGACGGTCTCGCATCGCCCGCAGCGGACACAGCGGCCTTGTCGAAAACTGGATTCGGGCATCGCCTGCCAACTCTCCGGATTGTGGCACCAGCGGCACCGCAGCGGGCAGCCTTTGAAGAAGACCGTCGTGCGGATCCCGGGGCCGTCGTGGATGGCGTACTTCTTGATATCGAAGATGTACCCCCGTACGGGCGGTGCAGGCATCGCCCCTGTGGTGTGGCCTGCCGTCCGCAGATGACTGTAAGCAGATTGTCCGTTGTGGTCTGTCGGCACCAAAGTTTCCCGTCCCCGTGATCCATCACCCGCATGACCTTTCCCCCTGCGACTCAGCATACCCAAATATCGTTGCGGAAACAAGATATCATCGCCTGTCCATTTGTTCGGGCAGGCGAATGCAGGGGCGAACGATTATTTGCCCCTACAGCCTTTACAGAAAGGGGGGCATCGGCGAATATGTCCACTGACAGGGACTGGCTGGAGCCGAAACAGGCGAATCGTTGGATGAGCGTGAGGTGCATGATGGGACGATGGCGACTGGTTCTGGGACTGATGGTGGTTCTTGGTGGGGGACTGGCGACCATGAGAGCAGACGCAGTAGGTCGTGCGTCCTCGCACGACAAGACGAGCGTGGACGCTCGTCCTACACAGGAGGCTATTGTGGAAGCGAAGCTGATTTTCCCGCTGGAGGGCCGGCCGACGCCGGGCTGTCATGCCTCGACCATCGAGCAGACCCGTGGCGGGCAGATCATTGCGGCGTGGTTCGCCGGCGCCGACGAGGGGGCCGACGACGTGGGCATCTGGGTCTCGCGCCTGGAGGACGGCCGCTGGTCGAAACCGGTCGAGGTGGCCGACGGCGTGATGTCGATCCAGCGGCGGTACCCGTGCTGGAACCCCGTACTGTTTCAGCCGAAGGAAGGACCGTTGGTGCTGTTCTTCAAGGTGGGCCCGACGCCGCGCGAATGGTGGGGCCATTGGACTGTTTCGGCCGATGACGGTCGGACCTGGGCGCGGCCGCAACTGCTGCCTCCGCACGCGATGGGACCGATCAAGAACAAGCCGATCCAACTCGACGACGGCCGCATCCTGTGCCCATCCAGCAGCGAGCATCAGGGCTGGCGCGTTCACGTGGAGATCACGAGCGACCTGAAGGATTGGCGTATGGTCGGTCCGCTCAACGACGGCAAAGAATACGGCGTGATTCAGCCGACGATCCTGAAATACCCGGATGGCCGGCTCCAGATGCTCTGCCGCACGCGGGGCAAGGCGTACGTCACCCAGAGCTGGTCGAACGATGGCGGCTCGACCTGGAGTCCGTTCAGCGTTACAAGCCTGCCCAACCCCAACTCGGGGATCGACGGCGTCACGCTCAAGGACGGGCGGCAACTGCTCGTCTTCAACAACACGCCCAAGGGACGCAGTCCGCTCAATGTGGCGGTCTCGTCGGATGGGCAGAACTGGGATGTGGTGCTGACGCTCGAAGACCAACCCGGCGAGTACTCCTATCCGGCCGTCATTCAGGCCGCCGATGGGCTTGTCCACACGACATATACTTATCACCGCAAGAGCATCAAGCACGTCGTCATCGATCCGGGCAAGCTCTGATCCCTGCCAAGGGCCGCGATCTGCGGGACATTTGGGGCGATTGCGCAAACCCTATGCGCACGCTGGACGTATAGGACCAATAAGACCCGTAGGACCTATTCTGAACCCCGATGGATATCGAGGTTCGGGAGCGCTTCAGGGAAGGAGAACGGATATGATCGACACGGAAGCGATCGCTGAGTTGGCATACGATCTGGCCCGCCACGACTTTTCGCACCCATCCGGGCGGCGCGATGTGGGATTCCGAGAGAAACCGATCTGGCAGAAGGTCCGCGCGCTGGGTACGCGGTTGTGGCTGGACACCGGCGACATCGACGAGGCCGATGCGCTGTGGTGCTGCGAGTTCGAGGCGCTGACGACGAACAACACGCTGCTCAACAAGGAGATCCAGAAAGGGCTGTACGACGATCTCGTTCGCGAGGCGGCCGAGGCGATTCGCCGGACCGCGCCTGAGATCGACGAGCGGGAGTTGGTCCTGGAGATTGCGTTCATCCTCAACGCCCGACACGCCTTGAGGCTCGTCGAGAGGTTCGACGCACACGTGAGCGTGGAGCTGCACACCGACCTCGGTCACGACGTGGAGCGCTCGGTGGCCTACGGGCGGCGGTATTTCGATATCTGCCCGGAACGGTTCTACGTGAAGGTGCCGCTGACGCCGGCCGGCCTGCTGGCGGCGCGGAAGCTGGGCCAGGAGGGCGTTCCGGTCAATTTCACGCTGGGTTTCTCGGCCCGGCAGAACTACGCCATCGCCCTGCTGGCCCAGCCGCGATTCGTCAACGTCTTCATGGGCCGGCTAAACGCCTTCGTCGCCGACAACAGGCTGGGTGATGGCCGCAACATCGGAGAGAAGGCGACGCTGGCGACGCAACGGATGCTTGTCGAATTGCGCGACGCCCGCAGGACGCGTTCGCTGCTGATCGGGGCCAGCGTGCGGGAGGGCGCGCAGGTGGCGGCCCTGGCGGGGCTCGATGTCCTGACGATGCCGCCGAAGGCGGCGGCGCAGTATGAGGAAGCTCCGTCCGCCGAACTATCGTCGCAGGTTCAGACCGATCCGGCCGTTCCGCTGGCTGAGGGCGTCAGTTTCGAGGACTTCAACGCCGGAACACTCTGGGACGTTCCCCAGGTCCTCAAGGACTGCATCGAAGGCCTCCTGCAAGAAGACATGGATACGATGACGCCCGAGGACGTCCGATCCCATTTTGCCCGGCGTGGGTTTGCCGATTTCCTGCCCGACTGGTCGCCCGAAGACGTTCGCACGGCGGCCGGCGATGGCAAGATTCCCGTCTTCACCACGTGGAAGGAGAGGCTCTCCAAGGGTGCTATCGGCCTTGACGCCCTGTTGAATCTCAGCGCTTTCGAGGCCTTTTCGGCCGACCAGAGGGCGCTGGACGACCGCATTCGGTCGCTGATCTGACCGGTCCCGGCGGGGAACACGGCCGCCTGCTTTTGCTGAATATCCACTCTTGTTGCTTTCCGCGTGTTCCGGCCTGCGGTAGAATGGCCGGGGCAGGGGCTGTCGGTGCGTCGCCCTGCAGGCAGGAACGGGATTGGGGCAGGTATGGTTGGGATCGTTTCCAGGCCGGACACACAGGAGAAGCTCGAAATCCTCAGTGCCGACGCCCAGTACGATCTGGCGTGCGCCTGCGGGACCAACCGAGACGAAGGGCGCCGGCGTGGCAGTGACGGACGATGGATCTATCCGGTTACGCTGCCGAGCGGCGGACGGAGCGTTCTGTTCAAGAGCCTGATCTCGAACGTCTGCACGAACGACTGCAAGTATTGCCCGCTGCGGGAGCAGCAGGACGTTCGGCGATGCAGCCTCAGCCCGGACGAGACGGCCAATGTGTTCCTGGATTATTACCGGCAGAGGAAGGTCTTCGGCCTGTTCCTCAGTTCCGGGGTGATCGGCTCGCCCGATGCGACGATGGACCGGCTGACGGCCACGGCACGGCTGCTGCGACGCAAACGCGGGTTCAGGGGATACATTCACCTGAAGGTCATCCCCGGTGCCAGTAACGCGGCCATTGAGGAGGCGGTCTCCCTGGCCAGCGCCGTGTCGCTGAATATCGAGACGCCGGGACGGAAGAACCTCGCCAGGCTGTCCAGCCGCAAGGACTACATCCGCGACATCATCGAGCCGATCAAGCTGATCAGCCGCCTGACGGCGCGAGGGACGCGGTTCGCCCGGGTCAAGCAGACCACGCAGTTCATCGTCGGGGCCGCCGGCGAATCAGACGCTGAGATCGTCAAGTACATGGCAGGGCTCTACGACCGGCTCCGGATGCAGCGCATCTACTTCAGTGCCTATCAACGCGGCGCCGGCGATGCCTCGCTGGATTCCGACCCGGCCGCTTCCGCCGATCCGACAGAGGCCTTCGTCCGGGAGCACCGCCTCTACCAGGTGGATTTCCTGTTGCGCAGGTATGGTTTCAAAGATGCCGACATCGTGTTCGATCCGCAGGGGCGTTTGTCGCTCGATGCCGACCCGAAGGAGCTTTGGGCCCGGAACCACCCGGAGTTCTTCCCGCTCGATGTGAACCGGGCCTCGCGGCTGGAGTTGCTTCGCGTGCCCGGACTGGGGCCCCTGACGGTCGATCGGATCGTCAAGCACCGACGTGCCCAGCGGATCCGGCGGGTCGGGGACATCGGCCGAGTCGGCGCCAGGCTCGGCAAGGCGACGCCCTATCTGATCTTCTGAATATTTTCATTGCGTACGTGTTGCGGCTCTTTATAATCCGCTGCCTGATCCGAAGTTCGATTCCCGTGATCCCGATGGCCATCGGGAGCCTCAAGAGAAAGAAAAGGAGGTGAAGATGCAGAACATGGTTCCCTCAAGGGTCTTTTTGACCAAAGGCGTCGGGCGGCACAAGTATCAGCTCAAGTCGTTCGAAGAGGCACTGCGGAAAGCCGGAGTGGCCCAGCAGAACCTGGTCCAGGTCTCCTCGATTCTGCCGCCCAAGTGCAAGATCACCAGCCGAGACAAAGGCCTTGCCGAGTTGACGCCGGGGCAGGTGTGCTTCTGCGTCATGGCCCGTGCCGACACGGACGAGCACGGTCGTCTGGTCGCCTCCTCCGTGGGGATCGCTGTTCCGAAGGACGGCAGGAAATGGGGGTATCTCAGCGAGGTCCACGGCCACGGCATGGACCAGCGCGAGGCTTCGGACATGTCGGAAGACCTGGCGGCCGGCATGCTGGGGACCACGCTGGGCCTGGAGGTCGATCCCAACAAGGCATGGTCCGAGAAGGAGCAGGTCTACAAGTCCAGCGGCCTGATCATCCGTACATCGAACATCACGCAGACCGCCCGCGGCAAGAGGGACCTCTGGACCACGGTGGTGGCGATCGCGATGTTCCTTTTCGACGATTGACGGCCGTCAACCATATGACGCGGAGCGATAGAGATGAACAAGAAGGACCTGCTCAGAGAATTCGTCGAACACGTTGATGTCAAGGCGTTCGATGCCACGCCCGTCATTGACGCGATGCGGGAGATGTCGTTTACCGCCAGGGACACCGCGCGGGCGGCGGACATCCTCAACGCAATGATCGAGGACACCGACTGCACGATCATGCTCTGCGTCGCCGGGAGCACCAGCGCCGGCGGCTGCATGCAGGTCTACGTCGATATGGTCCGCCACAACATGGTCGATGCGATCGTTGCGACCGGGGCGACCATCGTCGATATGGACTTTTTTGAGGCGATCGGCTTCCGGCACTATAAAGGCAGCCCGTTCGTGGACGATAACAAGCTCAGAGAGCTCTATATCGACCGGATTTACGATACGTACATCGACGAAGAGCAGCTCCAGGTCTGCGACGAGACCATCAAGCAGATCGCCGACGGTCTGGAGAAGCGGCCGCATTCGTCGCGGGAGTTCATCCGAGAGATGGGCAGGTACCTGACCGCACATGCCAAGAAGAAGAACTCGCTGGTCCAGACGGCCTACGAGTGCGACGTGCCGATCTTCTGTCCGGCCTTCTCCGACTCCAGCGCGGGCTTCGGTCTCGTCAAACACCAGGTCGAGAACCCCGACAAGCACGTCTCGATCGACTCGGTGAAGGATTTCCGCGAACTGACGGAGATCAAGATCCGATCCAACGTTTCCGGGCTGTTCATGATCGGGGGCGGGGTGCCGAAGAATTTCGCCCAGGACACCGTCGTTTGCGCCGAGGTGCTCGGTCACTCGGTGGATATGCACAAGTATGCGGTGCAGATCACCGTGGCGGACGTTCGCGACGGCGCCTGTTCCAGTTCCACCCTGAAAGAGGCCTCCTCCTGGGGCAAGGTCGAGACCGGGAGCGAACAGATGGTCTATGCCGAGGCGACGAGCGTGTTGCCGTTGATCGTCAGCTACGCGTACCACAAACGCGGTTGGGAACAGCGGTCCCGAAGACGGTGTGCCAGGATCTTCGAGCCGGCTCCCACAGGAGAGCGGACATGACCGAGAGGTTGAGCGCGGCGCCCTCCACGAGGGTCGGCCTTGCTTTGGCAGCCCTCCTGCTGGTCTCGGCGGGCTGCGGCGACAGCGACCTGGAAAAGGCCCAACAGGATGCCAGAGAGGCCAAGGCCACGGTCAAGAAGCTCGAACTGAGTCTGGCCAGGGCCATGCAGGAAATCGCCGACCAGAGGGCCGAGTTGAGCGTGGTGCGTGAGACCCGCGACGAGCTTCAGCGCCAGGTCGATCAGCTCGCCCAGGAGCGGGACAGTGCAGCGGCCCTGGCCCAGCAGGCCGAGCAGGTGATCACGCATCTCAGCTCGCGCGCCGAAGGGCAGGTCGGCGCCACGGCGGCGCTGCGCAGGCAGATCGACGACCTCAAGGCGGTGGTCGCCGATCAGCAGGCGCTCATCGAGGAATTGCAGAAGGCCGGTGCCATCGAGTCGTTGTCTCCCGGCCAGACGCAGGGTTCGGGCGACGCCAACGAGCCGGACGACGACAACGGCGCGTAGCTGGGCCGCACGCCGATGTGTGCGGTCGTTCAGGAGAGGCGCTCTGCCTTCCGTCGGGCGCGGCGCAGGATGGCCCCGCTCTCTCTTGGGTGGTAGAACACCACGATCCTTTCGCCCGGGATGTCGAAACCCTTGGATTCCATCGTTGCCTTGATGCGTGGCACCAGTTCCTGATCGACGATCCACTGCTGCTGCGGCCAGATCGCCAGGTGCAGGCGCAGGAAGCGCTGACCCGTCGATAGTGAAATCTCCCCACGACTCGCGGGAGGTGTCAGGACGATGTCCTGGAATTGATCGGCGACGTCCCGGCCGACTCGTTCGAGGGTGTGTGTGGCCTCCCCGGCGTCGGCGTTTTCCGTGACGGCGACGTCGAGATAGACCTGCTGGGCGCCGCGCAGGTAGTTGCCCACGACGGCGATGTTGCGGTTGGGGATGACGACGCGCTGGCCCAGATAGTTTCGAAGCCTCGTCATGCGCAGGCCCAGTTCTTCGACGATGCCCGTGTGCGGCGGGATCTCAACCATGTCTCCGACGTTGAACTGCTCCTCGAAGACGATGAAGAAGCCCGTGACCATATCCTGAACGAGTCCCTGCGAGCCGAACCCGATGGCCAGACCGATCACCGACAGGGACGCGAAGTACATCGTGTAGTTGACGCCAAGCTCGGTCAGGATGAACCCGATGGCCAGCAGATAGATCACATAGCGGCTGACGTTCAGCGCCAGGGAGTACATCGTCATCGTTCGGTTCTTGTGCCGGCGGAAGAGGAACTTCAGCGGTCCCCGGTCCGAGTAGATGACAAAATACAGCAGGCGGCGCAGCGCGTACACCGCCACATGGCAGGCCGCAACCACCACAACGATGACGAGAATTCGGCGGCCCCGCGCCTTCATCGCCGAGACGGACCAATCGGATCGCCGGTGCAGCGAATCGCCGAATCGCGGCAGCCGAGTGAGCTTCAGCGGGCCGGTCAGATCGCCTCCCGACAGGGTCAGTTCCTTGCCGTTCAACTCGAATCGATAAGTGACCTCGCTTCCGTCAGTCTGGAGAACGAGCGTTCCGTCCTCGATCCGATACGTTCCTTCCTCGTGGCCGATCTCGAAGCGCTCGTCGGAGTAGAGCCGGAGCGTGCCGGCCGGGCCCGTCCAGTCGCCCACCAGCGAGGCCCGCGTTGCCTTGGCCTGCTCCTGGCCGATGATGGTCGGCAGGGGCGCGTCCGACGAATCGCCGGCCCATGTCCCCGTCGCGGCCAGAAGAACGACGCCTGTTGCCCAGAGTGAAACGCACCGAGAGAGCATGTGTTCTTGTCCCAATCATACCGTTGCATCGCAGGTTCTCTCCCGGCATTCTACATCGGGTACGAGCCGGAATCCACAACGATTCGAGCCTGGCGGTCCCTTCGGAGTTTCTCCTTGCATGTTCTCGGGGCCGTTGTAGCATGAAGAAAGGCCGGGCAACGTCGGTCTCGAATACACGCAAACAGCGGATGTGCGACGTCTGCATGAGAAGTCTTGTCATGGAGGACATCGACATGTGGGATACCCTATTGAGCTGGAAGGGCTGGCTCTGGCCGGTGACGGTGCTGTCGCTTGCGGTCGTGGTGGCCTTGGGCTGCCATTTCATCATCGTCCATGTTTTGTCGCATTTCGCCCGACGAAGTGCATCGAAAGTGGATGACGTGTTGCTCCGTCATCTTCGCCGTCCGGTTCGCTGGATTATGGTGGCGGTGGCGTTCCGGCTGGCCCTCGATCCGCTCGATCTGTCCGAGGGAGTCCGGAACCTCGCTCTGATGGTTTTCGGCCTGACCTTCATCGCGCTGATCGCGTGGCTTCTCATCAAGGCCGTCTATATCCTCAGCGACGTGGCGACATTGCGTTTTCAGGTCGATGTCAAGGACAACCTGCGGGCGCGAAAGGTTCATACGCAGTTGCGCGTGCTTCGCCAGATCCTCGTGATCGTGATTGTCATCATCGCCTCGGCCTCCATTCTGATGACGTTTCCCAAGGTCCGGCAGCTCGGGACGGCCATCCTGGCCTCGGCCGGCATCATCGGCATTGTGGTCGGTCTGGCCGCCCAGAAGACCCTCGCCACGTTCATCGCCGGCTTGCAGATCGCCTTCACGCAGCCGATTCGGCTGGACGACGTGGTGATCGTCGAAGGGGAATGGGGCCGGATCGAGGAGATCACGCTGACGTATGTGGTCGTGCGAATCTGGGATCTGAGACGGCTGATCGTGCCGATCACCTATTTCATCGAGCGGCCTTTCCAGAACTGGACGCGGATCTCGGCCGACATCCTGGGAACGGTCTTCCTCTACGTCGATCATACGGTCCCGACCGATGCCGTGCGGGCCGAGCTTCAGCGAATCCTCGAAGCGTCCGAGTCCTGGGACCGCAAGGTGTGCGTGCTCCAGGTGACCAACACATCGGAGCGGACCGTCGAGCTTCGTGCTCTGATGAGCGCGGCGGATGCCTCGCTGGCCTGGAACCTCCGCTGTGAGGTGCGGGAGAAGCTCGTCGAGTTCGTTCGAAACAACTATCCGCATGCGCTGCCGCGCCTTCGCGCCGAGCTGGAAAAAGGAGAGTGTCCATGAAGATAGAGAAGAAGGACAAGATCAAACTCATCGCCTTGATTGTCGTTGCGGTCCTGGCAATCGTCATTTTCCTGCAGAACACCGAGGTGGTCGAAGCGCGGATCCTGCTCCTCACCATCCAGATGTCCCGCGCCTTGCTGCTCATGTTGACCTTCGCGCTCGGCTTGCTCACGGGCATTCTCGTCGCCACGAACTTCCTGAGGAAGAAGACCAAGCCCTGATCCATCGCTGGAAAGGATGTGGCGAATATGGCCAGTAAGCCGAAAGCCGGACGGACGTCCGTTGCGAGGCGATCGAAGAAGGCCGGACTTCCACCCGGAACGCTCGTCTACACGGGCGAACGGAGGGTCGAGTCGGTCCGGATGACCGTCATCGACTATGACGAACGGCACGTTCAGGAACGACACATTACGTCCATCGACGAATGCCTTCCGTTTCGCGCCGCGCCCGCGGTGACGTGGGTGAATATCGACGGTCTTCATGACGTCGGTGTGATCGAGACGCTCGGCAAGACCTTCGAGCTTCACCCTCTTCTCCTGGAGGATATCCTCAGCACCGCCCAGCGTCCCAAGTTCGAGGACTATGAGAAGAACCTCTTCCTCGTGCTGAAGATGCTCCACTTCGACGAGCATCATCAGGGCGTCGAGACCGAGCAGGTCAGCCTGATCGTCGGGCCCAACTTCGTGCTCTCGTTCCAGGAGCGGGTCGGCGACGTCTTTGATTCCGTCCGCGACCGCATCCGCAGCGGAAAAGGCCGCATCCGCAAACTCGGTGCCGATTACCTCGCGTATTCGCTATTGGACGCGATCGTCGACAGCTACTTCCTCATTCTCGAGAAGCTCGGGGAGAGGATCGAGAATCTCGAAGAGGAACTGGTAGGCAACCCGAGCCAGAGGACGCTCCAGCAGATCCACGCGCTCAAGCGCGAAATGATCACTCTGCGCCGATCCATCTGGCC from Anaerobaca lacustris includes these protein-coding regions:
- a CDS encoding mechanosensitive ion channel family protein, yielding MRSLVMEDIDMWDTLLSWKGWLWPVTVLSLAVVVALGCHFIIVHVLSHFARRSASKVDDVLLRHLRRPVRWIMVAVAFRLALDPLDLSEGVRNLALMVFGLTFIALIAWLLIKAVYILSDVATLRFQVDVKDNLRARKVHTQLRVLRQILVIVIVIIASASILMTFPKVRQLGTAILASAGIIGIVVGLAAQKTLATFIAGLQIAFTQPIRLDDVVIVEGEWGRIEEITLTYVVVRIWDLRRLIVPITYFIERPFQNWTRISADILGTVFLYVDHTVPTDAVRAELQRILEASESWDRKVCVLQVTNTSERTVELRALMSAADASLAWNLRCEVREKLVEFVRNNYPHALPRLRAELEKGECP
- a CDS encoding transaldolase family protein; the protein is MIDTEAIAELAYDLARHDFSHPSGRRDVGFREKPIWQKVRALGTRLWLDTGDIDEADALWCCEFEALTTNNTLLNKEIQKGLYDDLVREAAEAIRRTAPEIDERELVLEIAFILNARHALRLVERFDAHVSVELHTDLGHDVERSVAYGRRYFDICPERFYVKVPLTPAGLLAARKLGQEGVPVNFTLGFSARQNYAIALLAQPRFVNVFMGRLNAFVADNRLGDGRNIGEKATLATQRMLVELRDARRTRSLLIGASVREGAQVAALAGLDVLTMPPKAAAQYEEAPSAELSSQVQTDPAVPLAEGVSFEDFNAGTLWDVPQVLKDCIEGLLQEDMDTMTPEDVRSHFARRGFADFLPDWSPEDVRTAAGDGKIPVFTTWKERLSKGAIGLDALLNLSAFEAFSADQRALDDRIRSLI
- a CDS encoding mechanosensitive ion channel family protein yields the protein MLSRCVSLWATGVVLLAATGTWAGDSSDAPLPTIIGQEQAKATRASLVGDWTGPAGTLRLYSDERFEIGHEEGTYRIEDGTLVLQTDGSEVTYRFELNGKELTLSGGDLTGPLKLTRLPRFGDSLHRRSDWSVSAMKARGRRILVIVVVVAACHVAVYALRRLLYFVIYSDRGPLKFLFRRHKNRTMTMYSLALNVSRYVIYLLAIGFILTELGVNYTMYFASLSVIGLAIGFGSQGLVQDMVTGFFIVFEEQFNVGDMVEIPPHTGIVEELGLRMTRLRNYLGQRVVIPNRNIAVVGNYLRGAQQVYLDVAVTENADAGEATHTLERVGRDVADQFQDIVLTPPASRGEISLSTGQRFLRLHLAIWPQQQWIVDQELVPRIKATMESKGFDIPGERIVVFYHPRESGAILRRARRKAERLS
- a CDS encoding sialidase family protein, which produces MEAKLIFPLEGRPTPGCHASTIEQTRGGQIIAAWFAGADEGADDVGIWVSRLEDGRWSKPVEVADGVMSIQRRYPCWNPVLFQPKEGPLVLFFKVGPTPREWWGHWTVSADDGRTWARPQLLPPHAMGPIKNKPIQLDDGRILCPSSSEHQGWRVHVEITSDLKDWRMVGPLNDGKEYGVIQPTILKYPDGRLQMLCRTRGKAYVTQSWSNDGGSTWSPFSVTSLPNPNSGIDGVTLKDGRQLLVFNNTPKGRSPLNVAVSSDGQNWDVVLTLEDQPGEYSYPAVIQAADGLVHTTYTYHRKSIKHVVIDPGKL
- the corA gene encoding magnesium/cobalt transporter CorA, which produces MASKPKAGRTSVARRSKKAGLPPGTLVYTGERRVESVRMTVIDYDERHVQERHITSIDECLPFRAAPAVTWVNIDGLHDVGVIETLGKTFELHPLLLEDILSTAQRPKFEDYEKNLFLVLKMLHFDEHHQGVETEQVSLIVGPNFVLSFQERVGDVFDSVRDRIRSGKGRIRKLGADYLAYSLLDAIVDSYFLILEKLGERIENLEEELVGNPSQRTLQQIHALKREMITLRRSIWPLRELVSGLQRSESPWIAESTRVYLRDVYDHTIQIIDTIESFRDMVSGMLDIYLSSISNRMNAVMKVLTIIATLFIPLTFIAGIYGMNFEHMPELEWRYGYAVVWAVMICVAAIMLVYFRRRKWL
- a CDS encoding glycyl-radical enzyme activating protein, whose translation is MPAPPVRGYIFDIKKYAIHDGPGIRTTVFFKGCPLRCRWCHNPESWQAMPESSFRQGRCVRCGRCETVCQGQAITFPDGYPVTNMEKCVLCGRCAVECPAGAREIIGQQMSVAEVMAEIVKDVIFYDQSGGGATFSGGEPLMQGDFLLALLNRCRAEDIHTAVDTTCHAKGDLVGRVAEVADLFLCDIKHMDSTIHERHTGVPNDLILANLRMLAEVGKKVVVRIPIVPGFNDDPANIENTARFAQSLPTVKRIDILPYNRGGLEKSVRLTAGFDLMEGESPSDEQMAEIARTLRAYGFEVAIGG
- a CDS encoding 1,9-bis(guanidino)-5-aza-nonane synthase; amino-acid sequence: MNKKDLLREFVEHVDVKAFDATPVIDAMREMSFTARDTARAADILNAMIEDTDCTIMLCVAGSTSAGGCMQVYVDMVRHNMVDAIVATGATIVDMDFFEAIGFRHYKGSPFVDDNKLRELYIDRIYDTYIDEEQLQVCDETIKQIADGLEKRPHSSREFIREMGRYLTAHAKKKNSLVQTAYECDVPIFCPAFSDSSAGFGLVKHQVENPDKHVSIDSVKDFRELTEIKIRSNVSGLFMIGGGVPKNFAQDTVVCAEVLGHSVDMHKYAVQITVADVRDGACSSSTLKEASSWGKVETGSEQMVYAEATSVLPLIVSYAYHKRGWEQRSRRRCARIFEPAPTGERT
- a CDS encoding radical SAM protein, which encodes MVGIVSRPDTQEKLEILSADAQYDLACACGTNRDEGRRRGSDGRWIYPVTLPSGGRSVLFKSLISNVCTNDCKYCPLREQQDVRRCSLSPDETANVFLDYYRQRKVFGLFLSSGVIGSPDATMDRLTATARLLRRKRGFRGYIHLKVIPGASNAAIEEAVSLASAVSLNIETPGRKNLARLSSRKDYIRDIIEPIKLISRLTARGTRFARVKQTTQFIVGAAGESDAEIVKYMAGLYDRLRMQRIYFSAYQRGAGDASLDSDPAASADPTEAFVREHRLYQVDFLLRRYGFKDADIVFDPQGRLSLDADPKELWARNHPEFFPLDVNRASRLELLRVPGLGPLTVDRIVKHRRAQRIRRVGDIGRVGARLGKATPYLIF
- a CDS encoding pyruvoyl-dependent arginine decarboxylase, whose product is MQNMVPSRVFLTKGVGRHKYQLKSFEEALRKAGVAQQNLVQVSSILPPKCKITSRDKGLAELTPGQVCFCVMARADTDEHGRLVASSVGIAVPKDGRKWGYLSEVHGHGMDQREASDMSEDLAAGMLGTTLGLEVDPNKAWSEKEQVYKSSGLIIRTSNITQTARGKRDLWTTVVAIAMFLFDD